GCGGAACTGGGTCACCCGGACCCGTACGCCGACGACGAAACCGATTCAATCACACACTGAACACTGCAAGGATCACGAGTAACCGCCATGAGCGAAGATCGATCGAGCAACGGGCAAAAGTCCTGGCTGGGTAAACTGACCCAGGCTTTTGCCCATGAGCCGAAAAACCGCCAGGAGCTCCTCGAGCTGCTGCGCGAAGCCCATCAGAACAAGCTGCTCGACAGCGAAGCGCTGACCATCGTCGAGGGTGCCATCCAGGTCGCCGACCTGCAGGTGCGCGACATCATGGTGCCGCGCTCGCAGATGATCAGCATCAAGGCCAGCCAGTCGCCACGCGAGTTCCTGCCGGCGGTGATCGACGCCGCGCACTCGCGCTACCCGGTGATCGGCGAGAGCCACGACGATGTGCTCGGCATCCTGCTCGCCAAGGACCTGCTGCCACTCATCCTCAAAGAGAACGGTGACAGTTTCAATATCAAGGACCTGCTGCGCCCAGCCACCTTCGTGCCCGAATCGAAGCGCCTGAACGTGCTGCTGCGCGAGTTCCGTGCCAACCACAACCACATGGCCATCGTCATCGACGAATATGGCGGCGTGGCGGGCCTGGTGACCATCGAGGACGTGCTCGAGCAGATCGTCGGCGACAT
This genomic stretch from Pseudomonas entomophila harbors:
- a CDS encoding HlyC/CorC family transporter; translated protein: MSEDRSSNGQKSWLGKLTQAFAHEPKNRQELLELLREAHQNKLLDSEALTIVEGAIQVADLQVRDIMVPRSQMISIKASQSPREFLPAVIDAAHSRYPVIGESHDDVLGILLAKDLLPLILKENGDSFNIKDLLRPATFVPESKRLNVLLREFRANHNHMAIVIDEYGGVAGLVTIEDVLEQIVGDIEDEHDVEEDSYIKPLPSGDFLIKALTPIENFNAFFDSAFSDDEFDTVGGLVMSAFGHLPKRNETTEIGSYRFRILNADSRRIHLLRLTPITR